Proteins encoded by one window of Nicotiana tabacum cultivar K326 chromosome 10, ASM71507v2, whole genome shotgun sequence:
- the LOC107769114 gene encoding uncharacterized protein LOC107769114, producing MDGEDRPRTMWRNLKERLGFTGLACCGSTWNLRISDMTIREEEEAEEAQIQAQLFGEEEPMIVAHQGSVNLATALAAERRFRSVGATAKLKTLMRLFEETDGGDEKRSLKLSSKEGGGVDEMCCVCMERNKGAAFIPCGHTYCRVCSREVWLNRGLCPLCNRSINEILNIF from the coding sequence ATGGACGGTGAAGATAGGCCGAGGACAATGTGGAGAAACTTGAAAGAACGGTTGGGATTCACTGGGCTAGCCTGCTGTGGGTCCACTTGGAACCTGAGAATATCGGACATGAcgataagagaagaagaagaagcagaggaggcCCAAATACAGGCCCAATTATTTGGTGAAGAAGAGCCCATGATCGTGGCCCATCAAGGGAGCGTGAACCTTGCTACAGCTCTGGCGGCAGAGCGTCGATTCCGGAGCGTGGGTGCCACGGCGAAACTGAAGACGTTGATGAGGTTGTTTGAGGAAACAGACGGAGGAGATGAGAAGAGGAGTCTTAAGTTGTCCAGTAAAGAAGGAGGTGGAGTTGATGAGATGTGCTGCGTGTGCATGGAGAGGAATAAAGGCGCGGCGTTTATTCCCTGCGGACATACCTACTGTAGGGTTTGCTCCAGAGAGGTGTGGTTGAACAGAGGCTTGTGTCCGCTTTGTAACCGTTCCATTAATGAGATTCTCAATATTTTCTGA
- the LOC107769123 gene encoding protein-tyrosine-phosphatase IBR5 produces MMRKRERENPCGVCGHYHKYEEGEPCGICGHRMAVVTDKGSSIQVSAFPSEILPEFLYLGSYDNASRAELLKTQGISRILNTVPACQNLYKNSFTYHCLQDDERLQFDNAIQFLEQCEKDRARVLVHCMSGKSKSPAIVIAYLMKSRGWKLAQSYQWVKERRPSVELNQGVHQQLQEYEQKIFGSLENPLTSAVPVFSSPVPTFSFNYPKPSDSVQVPAFNNSGTTSIFARPVFNIPPQEFTFGAAHNQLNASGSHLNSNQNPNSGDIAMDGS; encoded by the exons ATGATGAGGAAAAGAGAGAGGGAAAACCCATGTGGTGTTTGTGGGCATTATCACAAATACGAGGAAGGCGAGCCTTGTGGGATATGTGGTCATAGAATGGCAGTTGTAACTGATAAGGGTTCTTCAATTCAAGTGAGTGCTTTCCCTTCAGAGATCTTGCCGGAGTTTCTTTACTTGGGCAGCTATGACAACGCTTCTAGAGCTGAGCTTCTTAAGACTCAAGGGATTTCTCGTATTCTCAAT ACTGTACCTGCTTGTCAAAATCTATATAAAAATTCCTTTACTTATCACTGCCTTCAAGATGACGAACGTTTGCAGTTTGACAATGCCATCCAATTCTTAG AACAATGTGAAAAGGATAGGGCTCGTGTTCTTGTACATTGTATGTCAGGGAAAAGCAA GTCACCCGCCATTGTAATTGCTTACCTGATGAAAAGTCGAGGATGGAAACTTGCGCAGAGCTATCAGTGGGTGAAAGAGCGGAGACCTTCCGTCGAACTTAATCAAG GGGTTCACCAACAACTACAGGAGTATGAGCAGAAGATCTTTGGTTCGCTGGAGAACCCGCTTACCTCTGCCGTGCCAGTCTTCTCTTCTCCTGTGCCAACCTTCAGCTTTAACTACCCAAAGCCTAGTGATTCAGTTCAAGTTCCAGCCTTCAACAATTCTGGCACTACATCAATTTTTGCTCGTCCTGTTTTTAACATTCCTCCACAGGAATTCACCTTTGGAGCTGCTCATAATCAGCTGAATGCCTCAGGAAGCCATTTGAATTCAAACCAAAATCCAAATAGTGGCGACATTGCTATGGATGGTTCGTAA